In one Leptogranulimonas caecicola genomic region, the following are encoded:
- a CDS encoding dihydrodipicolinate synthase family protein, translated as MFDGVFCPSITITNDEGELDLELWGRHLDHLAEAGITGVLLFGSIGEFYSVSLEDKKRAIDFAVKHVGGRMKVFAGIGDTTYANVLELAQYSEKAGVDAVLAVSPYYFGPSPDCAQNYFGGIAQAVDVPVILYNFPARTGTDLAPELVATLAARYPNIRGIKDTVDTISHTRQMINAVRAVNPQFSVLSGFDEYYIPNRIAGGNGVLCGLTNVVPEIFGTMDRAYKVHDLDTAFACAEKISHLMSVYDCADLFVSAIKGAVKAQGLPISTKIFDPAVQLSDQQLAKVKALLDEN; from the coding sequence ATGTTTGACGGCGTGTTCTGTCCATCAATTACTATCACCAATGACGAGGGTGAGCTCGATCTCGAGCTTTGGGGCCGTCACCTGGACCACCTGGCCGAGGCAGGCATCACCGGCGTGCTGCTCTTTGGCTCCATTGGCGAGTTTTACTCGGTGTCCTTAGAAGACAAGAAGCGTGCTATCGACTTTGCCGTCAAGCACGTGGGCGGCCGCATGAAGGTCTTCGCGGGTATCGGCGACACCACCTATGCCAACGTGCTCGAACTGGCTCAATACTCTGAGAAGGCTGGCGTCGACGCGGTGCTCGCCGTCTCTCCCTACTACTTTGGCCCCAGCCCCGACTGTGCCCAAAACTACTTTGGCGGCATCGCCCAGGCCGTAGATGTCCCTGTGATCCTCTATAACTTCCCGGCCCGCACCGGCACCGACCTCGCCCCCGAGCTGGTTGCCACCCTGGCTGCGCGCTACCCCAACATCCGGGGCATCAAGGACACCGTGGACACCATCTCCCACACTCGCCAGATGATCAACGCCGTGCGCGCCGTGAACCCCCAGTTCTCCGTGCTCTCCGGCTTTGACGAGTACTACATCCCCAATCGCATCGCGGGCGGCAACGGTGTGCTTTGCGGCCTCACCAACGTGGTGCCCGAGATCTTTGGCACTATGGATCGTGCCTACAAGGTCCATGACCTGGATACCGCGTTCGCTTGTGCCGAGAAGATCTCTCATCTCATGAGCGTCTACGACTGCGCAGACCTCTTTGTCTCGGCCATCAAGGGCGCGGTGAAGGCGCAGGGGCTTCCCATCTCCACCAAGATCTTTGACCCCGCAGTTCAACTTTCGGACCAGCAACTCGCCAAGGTTAAAGCCCTTCTAGACGAGAATTAA
- a CDS encoding coiled-coil domain-containing protein has product MPTPNDDNALDPRDGHAPFDTSTSHGAKSGDATAPDAPSSQDTAEESIGAQPASDSQADLSSPPEKGEPSHLESQPGEEGFSAADEVGSPEEDEESSAASKLKAVAGSAVDGARKAAGALGQETASGLSAFKAVNQAKRAHAQARGRLEELKSSIESRTQEVEHRQDVEARYDQIINENSEVIEESLASIASLEEEQEAAQEQEAQLQEALDKLKAKNAKDLRPYEKLARNAKASSEDAARALSGAKRDLKAAQNSLRDLIGRRDSRVSAAHKAVDNSRQRLNRLQGDLSDLQHDDEATPQQLADLRAEITAEMARLSKAQEDAQVAPNESSASISAAERQVDEAQRRLEGAQEAADSAKREAKKQAHTLEGMEDAAKSAEQAAEDEVIEVQKHLKTLKAQLAQTAKTKEEAEQAIAEANDIHHTPEKTQELLEQLADDNAAAVLQQAQVDSLAADEHELRQRTRTSRIAFILVVAAALIVLLVLFLVFFGGKGA; this is encoded by the coding sequence ATGCCCACACCCAACGACGATAACGCGCTCGACCCTCGCGACGGCCACGCACCTTTTGACACCTCGACATCCCATGGTGCCAAATCTGGCGACGCGACGGCCCCAGATGCGCCATCTTCACAAGATACTGCAGAGGAGTCTATCGGCGCACAACCCGCCTCTGACTCCCAGGCAGACCTTAGCTCCCCTCCCGAGAAGGGCGAGCCTTCCCACCTAGAGTCTCAACCCGGCGAGGAGGGTTTCTCGGCAGCAGATGAGGTCGGGAGCCCAGAGGAGGACGAGGAGTCCAGCGCAGCCTCGAAGCTCAAGGCGGTGGCGGGCTCGGCGGTGGACGGCGCGCGCAAGGCAGCCGGCGCCCTGGGGCAAGAGACGGCCAGCGGGCTTTCGGCCTTTAAGGCTGTCAACCAGGCCAAACGCGCCCATGCGCAAGCGAGGGGGCGCCTGGAGGAACTAAAGAGTTCTATCGAGTCGCGCACCCAGGAAGTGGAGCATCGCCAAGATGTGGAGGCTCGCTACGACCAGATAATCAATGAGAACAGCGAGGTCATCGAGGAGTCGCTGGCCTCCATCGCCTCGCTGGAAGAGGAGCAGGAAGCAGCCCAAGAGCAAGAAGCCCAGCTGCAAGAGGCCCTCGATAAGCTCAAGGCAAAAAACGCCAAGGACCTGCGCCCCTATGAAAAGCTTGCACGCAATGCTAAGGCCTCTTCTGAGGATGCGGCCCGAGCCCTCTCCGGCGCCAAACGCGACCTCAAGGCTGCCCAGAACTCGTTGCGCGATCTTATCGGCAGGCGCGATAGCCGCGTGAGCGCGGCACACAAAGCGGTGGACAACTCCCGCCAGCGCCTCAACCGCCTGCAGGGGGATCTGAGCGACCTTCAGCACGACGACGAGGCCACGCCGCAGCAGCTGGCCGATCTCAGGGCAGAGATCACCGCAGAGATGGCCAGGCTCTCCAAAGCGCAGGAAGACGCTCAGGTGGCCCCCAATGAAAGCAGCGCCTCCATCAGCGCCGCGGAGCGTCAAGTAGATGAGGCCCAGCGCAGGCTGGAGGGCGCTCAGGAGGCGGCTGACTCGGCCAAGCGCGAAGCTAAAAAGCAAGCCCACACCCTCGAAGGCATGGAAGATGCGGCAAAGTCGGCCGAGCAGGCGGCAGAAGACGAGGTCATCGAGGTGCAAAAGCATCTCAAGACGCTCAAAGCCCAGTTGGCCCAGACCGCCAAGACCAAAGAGGAGGCCGAGCAAGCCATCGCAGAGGCCAACGACATCCACCATACGCCCGAGAAGACCCAAGAGCTCCTCGAGCAGCTGGCAGACGACAATGCGGCCGCCGTGCTCCAGCAAGCCCAGGTAGACTCGCTGGCAGCCGACGAGCACGAGCTTCGTCAGCGCACCCGCACCAGCCGCATCGCCTTCATCCTGGTGGTGGCCGCTGCCCTTATCGTGCTTTTGGTGCTCTTCCTGGTGTTCTTTGGCGGCAAAGGAGCTTAA
- a CDS encoding class I tRNA ligase family protein, protein MTASFASRPHFPRRAVVTAGMPYGNKGLHFGHIGGVFVPADFYARFLRDRIGAQNVVFVSGTDCYGSPIMEGYRKLAAQGYEGTITDYVSSNHQAQKDALAAYEVSLNFYGGSGLDPAKPVHAAMTDALITRLYERGYLTKRETLQFYDTEAHQFLNGRQVQGRCPVPGCKSEKAYADECDLGHQFEPEDLISPISQVTGTVPELRPVANWYFDLPAFEEDLKKLDGEWSCDPQVRDVVATTVREFLVPPAIYIKNELREQFDAIAQQLPAHTVNEPKGNAASFSVAFESWDARDEAREVLDSHSIRFRAGKCLLPFRITGNIDWGVPAPDLDNTCGLTVWCWPESLWAPISFTKTLLQEDPATAAANACDPSVLPAAYSSCDWHDWWCEGNDAQVFQFIGQDNIYFYCVAQPAIWEALDWNLFQDTPVANYHILFMNKKASSSGAIKPPMAADLLSHYTPEQLRCHWLSLGLGAKAVSFAPKPYDTSVSHKDKKTGEEVLVKDDPRVVDPALKESAFLTNIFNRLARSCFYGAQKHLDGKLPRSSATPAAASACDEATLAFELAMYELDFPRAMAVAEDFGREANKLWDAASKAAKDDEAAYEQALADAFCALRTLTLLMHPAAPAGCQMICEHLNIDPALFFSWDHAFESIPQLLEGAGIDPASHQLVELPPRTDFFSKHESQFKKK, encoded by the coding sequence ATGACAGCTTCATTTGCTTCGCGGCCGCACTTTCCTCGCCGCGCCGTGGTCACCGCTGGCATGCCCTATGGCAACAAGGGGCTGCACTTTGGCCATATCGGCGGCGTGTTTGTGCCGGCAGATTTTTATGCCCGCTTCCTGCGCGATCGCATTGGCGCCCAAAACGTGGTCTTTGTGAGCGGCACCGACTGCTATGGCTCCCCCATCATGGAGGGCTACCGCAAATTGGCCGCCCAGGGCTATGAGGGCACTATCACAGACTATGTGAGCTCCAACCATCAGGCCCAAAAGGACGCGCTGGCCGCCTATGAGGTATCGCTCAACTTCTATGGCGGATCGGGGCTGGATCCGGCAAAGCCCGTCCATGCGGCCATGACAGACGCCCTCATCACGCGCCTCTATGAGCGCGGCTATCTTACCAAGCGCGAGACGCTGCAGTTCTACGACACCGAGGCTCATCAGTTCTTGAATGGACGCCAGGTGCAGGGCCGCTGCCCGGTGCCCGGCTGCAAGTCTGAGAAGGCCTACGCAGACGAGTGCGACCTGGGCCATCAGTTCGAGCCCGAGGACCTCATCAGCCCCATAAGCCAGGTCACCGGCACCGTGCCCGAGCTTCGCCCCGTGGCCAACTGGTACTTTGACCTGCCGGCCTTCGAGGAAGACCTCAAAAAGCTCGATGGGGAATGGTCCTGCGACCCCCAGGTGCGCGACGTGGTGGCCACTACCGTGCGCGAGTTCTTGGTGCCCCCTGCCATCTACATCAAAAACGAGCTGCGCGAACAGTTCGACGCCATCGCGCAGCAGTTGCCTGCCCACACCGTCAACGAGCCAAAGGGGAATGCCGCGTCCTTCTCGGTAGCCTTTGAGTCTTGGGACGCCCGTGATGAGGCCAGGGAGGTGTTGGACTCCCATTCCATCCGCTTCAGAGCCGGCAAGTGCCTGCTGCCCTTCCGCATCACCGGCAACATAGACTGGGGCGTGCCGGCGCCGGATTTGGACAATACCTGCGGCCTCACCGTATGGTGCTGGCCGGAGTCGCTCTGGGCGCCCATCTCGTTCACCAAGACGCTGCTGCAAGAAGACCCCGCCACCGCGGCGGCCAACGCCTGCGACCCTTCCGTGTTGCCTGCCGCCTACAGCTCCTGCGATTGGCACGACTGGTGGTGCGAGGGCAACGACGCCCAGGTCTTCCAGTTCATTGGCCAGGACAACATCTACTTTTACTGCGTGGCCCAACCCGCCATCTGGGAGGCGCTGGACTGGAATCTCTTCCAGGACACGCCGGTGGCCAACTACCACATTCTGTTCATGAACAAGAAGGCCTCCAGCTCGGGCGCCATCAAGCCGCCCATGGCTGCCGACCTGCTCTCCCACTACACCCCCGAGCAGCTGCGCTGCCACTGGCTCTCTTTGGGCCTGGGCGCCAAGGCCGTCTCTTTCGCGCCTAAGCCCTACGACACCTCCGTCTCGCACAAGGACAAGAAAACCGGCGAGGAAGTGCTGGTAAAAGATGATCCCCGCGTAGTGGACCCCGCTCTTAAAGAGAGCGCCTTCCTCACCAACATCTTTAACCGACTCGCCCGCTCCTGCTTCTACGGCGCCCAAAAGCACTTGGACGGCAAATTGCCGAGAAGCTCGGCCACCCCCGCCGCCGCCTCTGCCTGCGACGAGGCCACCCTGGCCTTCGAGCTGGCCATGTATGAGCTGGACTTCCCTCGCGCCATGGCTGTCGCCGAGGACTTTGGCCGCGAAGCCAACAAGCTGTGGGATGCAGCCTCCAAAGCCGCCAAGGACGACGAGGCCGCCTACGAGCAGGCACTGGCCGACGCCTTCTGCGCCCTTCGCACCCTCACCCTGCTCATGCACCCCGCAGCCCCGGCTGGCTGCCAGATGATCTGCGAGCACCTGAACATCGACCCGGCCCTCTTCTTCAGCTGGGACCATGCATTCGAAAGCATCCCTCAATTGCTGGAAGGCGCCGGCATCGACCCGGCTTCCCACCAGCTGGTGGAGCTTCCCCCTCGCACCGACTTCTTCTCCAAGCACGAGAGCCAATTCAAGAAGAAGTAG
- a CDS encoding zinc ribbon domain-containing protein — MAMKDVIVSIRKETGITQEEMARQLYVTRQAVSRWETGETAPGIDMVKLICTVFSVPLERFFEMPKEYYCQCCSMPIPDPAIHGTEADGSPNDHYCKYCYSDGEFTSGEVTMDEFIESTADLEAQALGISREEAVSLMATLLPHLDRWKGSCK; from the coding sequence ATGGCCATGAAAGACGTCATAGTCTCTATTCGCAAGGAAACCGGCATCACCCAAGAGGAGATGGCTCGGCAGCTCTATGTGACCCGCCAAGCGGTATCAAGGTGGGAGACGGGCGAGACGGCTCCCGGCATCGATATGGTCAAGCTCATTTGCACGGTGTTCTCGGTGCCTCTGGAGCGTTTCTTCGAGATGCCCAAGGAATACTACTGCCAGTGCTGCTCTATGCCTATTCCCGATCCGGCTATCCACGGCACTGAGGCCGACGGAAGCCCCAATGACCATTATTGCAAGTATTGCTACTCAGACGGCGAGTTCACTTCAGGCGAGGTGACCATGGACGAATTCATCGAGAGCACGGCCGATCTCGAGGCTCAGGCATTGGGCATCTCCCGCGAGGAGGCGGTGTCGCTCATGGCCACGTTGCTGCCGCACCTGGATCGCTGGAAGGGTTCATGCAAGTGA
- the fucO gene encoding lactaldehyde reductase, with protein sequence MANRIVLNTISYHGTGAIAEIPGELSRRGFEKVFVCTDPDLVKFGVVTKVTDLLDEAGIPYVVYSDIKPNPTIKNVQDGVEAFKASGADAIVAVGGGSAMDTAKAIGVIITNPEFADVRSLEGVAPTKNHAVFTIAVPTTAGTAAEVTINYVITDPEKMRKFVCVDTNDAPEVAVVDPEMMATMPAGLTAATGMDALTHAIEGYTTKGAWEMSDMFHLKAIELIAKHLRDAVAEAKSGKPGSGREGMALAQYIAGMGFSNVGLGVDHSMAHTLSAHYDTPHGVACAMLLPIAMEFNKPAVTDRLADVAVAMGVDTTGMTADEAADAAIAAVKQLSVDVDIPTVCDAIVDDELDTLVNDAMADACFPGNPRDASYDDVMGMFRQIMA encoded by the coding sequence ATGGCCAATCGAATCGTCTTGAACACGATTTCCTATCATGGCACTGGCGCCATCGCCGAGATTCCCGGCGAGCTTAGCCGCCGCGGCTTTGAGAAGGTTTTTGTGTGCACCGATCCCGATCTGGTGAAGTTTGGTGTGGTCACCAAGGTCACCGACTTGCTGGATGAGGCCGGTATTCCCTACGTGGTCTACTCCGATATCAAGCCCAATCCCACCATCAAGAACGTGCAAGACGGCGTGGAGGCGTTTAAGGCTTCCGGCGCCGACGCTATCGTGGCGGTGGGCGGCGGCTCTGCCATGGACACCGCCAAGGCCATCGGCGTCATCATCACCAATCCCGAGTTCGCCGACGTTCGCTCGCTCGAAGGGGTCGCTCCCACCAAGAATCATGCTGTCTTCACCATTGCTGTGCCCACCACCGCCGGCACCGCAGCCGAGGTGACAATCAATTATGTGATTACCGACCCCGAGAAGATGCGCAAGTTCGTGTGCGTCGACACCAACGACGCCCCTGAGGTCGCCGTGGTGGATCCTGAGATGATGGCCACTATGCCTGCCGGTCTCACCGCCGCCACGGGCATGGACGCTCTCACCCACGCCATCGAGGGCTATACCACCAAGGGCGCCTGGGAGATGTCCGACATGTTCCATCTCAAGGCCATCGAGCTCATTGCCAAGCACCTTCGTGACGCCGTAGCCGAGGCCAAGAGCGGCAAGCCCGGTTCTGGCCGCGAGGGGATGGCGCTTGCCCAGTACATCGCCGGCATGGGCTTCTCCAATGTGGGACTGGGCGTCGACCACTCCATGGCCCATACCCTTTCTGCCCATTACGACACGCCTCACGGCGTAGCCTGCGCCATGCTGCTTCCCATCGCCATGGAGTTCAACAAGCCTGCGGTGACCGATCGCCTCGCCGACGTCGCGGTTGCCATGGGCGTTGACACTACCGGCATGACCGCTGACGAGGCGGCCGACGCCGCCATCGCCGCAGTCAAGCAGCTTTCCGTGGATGTGGACATCCCCACCGTCTGCGATGCCATCGTAGATGACGAGCTCGATACGCTTGTAAACGATGCTATGGCCGATGCTTGTTTCCCCGGCAATCCTCGTGACGCTTCCTACGATGACGTGATGGGCATGTTCCGTCAGATCATGGCCTAG
- a CDS encoding DUF3267 domain-containing protein — MKDESMITVDSFRLVDDAATLEAMVANSGFILGAGLALTILWLALTILWLAHGWAHAPLSWAWAAIALAIGLISLAALPVHELFHGLAFKLLGAGDATLRFGYLSLGMLYTSCEGAVFSRQRYMAVLLMPAVCVTAILMAVGIWLGYPLAAFICAYLHLAGCTGDFAMARYLLKTPAPYVRDTAYGIDLVEPASEPATSGPTLPTMSGADAL; from the coding sequence ATGAAAGATGAATCAATGATCACTGTGGACTCCTTTCGCCTGGTAGACGACGCTGCAACCCTTGAGGCCATGGTCGCCAATTCCGGCTTCATCCTCGGCGCCGGGCTCGCCCTCACCATTCTCTGGCTCGCCCTCACCATTCTCTGGCTCGCCCATGGATGGGCTCATGCTCCGCTTTCCTGGGCTTGGGCGGCCATCGCGCTTGCCATCGGCCTCATCAGCCTCGCGGCGCTCCCTGTCCACGAGCTCTTCCACGGGCTGGCCTTCAAGCTGTTGGGCGCAGGCGACGCCACCTTGCGCTTTGGCTACCTCTCTTTGGGCATGCTCTATACCTCCTGCGAGGGGGCGGTCTTTTCTCGGCAGCGCTATATGGCGGTCCTTCTGATGCCTGCGGTGTGCGTCACTGCGATTCTTATGGCGGTAGGCATTTGGCTAGGCTATCCGCTGGCTGCCTTTATCTGCGCCTATCTGCATCTTGCAGGGTGCACGGGCGATTTTGCCATGGCACGCTACCTGCTCAAGACGCCTGCGCCTTACGTGCGCGACACTGCCTATGGCATCGATCTTGTGGAGCCGGCCTCCGAGCCTGCCACATCCGGGCCCACTTTGCCTACCATGTCCGGAGCCGATGCCCTGTGA
- the queA gene encoding tRNA preQ1(34) S-adenosylmethionine ribosyltransferase-isomerase QueA, translating into MKTDDFDYDLPDTLIAQSPAEPRDSCRLLVLDRATGEVTHRIFTDICDYLEPGDLLVANKTRVLPARLVGRKPTGAVCETLLLTRREDIDPLGHVWECLVNPGRRLKPGATIEYRAGGLHAPTDAPVILRGTVESFVDDSKGGRLVRFEPLGGRTLDGAMHEAGHVPLPPYITDYQGDPEKYQTVYAMHEEHSAAAPTAGLHFTPALIGRLASMGVAMAFVELEVGIDTFRLVEEDDPTQHVMHTERYHVPQEVVDLIHATKASGHRVIAVGTTSVRSLESAFDPEAPVSDPPMVARYFEEAPDSAAVTGSGDLVAKENATTNLYLMPGSTFHVVDAMITNFHVPRSTLMMLVSAFASRDQIMGAYHQAIDLGYRMLSFGDAMLIQ; encoded by the coding sequence GTGAAAACCGACGATTTTGATTACGACCTTCCCGATACCCTCATCGCCCAGTCTCCCGCCGAGCCCCGCGACTCCTGCAGGCTTTTGGTGCTGGATCGCGCCACAGGCGAGGTGACCCATCGCATCTTCACCGACATCTGCGACTATCTGGAGCCCGGCGATCTTCTGGTGGCCAACAAAACCCGTGTGCTGCCTGCGCGCTTGGTGGGCCGCAAGCCCACGGGCGCGGTCTGCGAGACGTTGCTGCTCACCCGCCGCGAAGACATCGATCCTCTGGGCCATGTGTGGGAGTGCCTGGTGAATCCCGGCCGGCGCCTGAAGCCCGGCGCCACCATCGAGTACCGCGCCGGCGGCCTCCATGCCCCCACAGATGCTCCCGTGATTTTGCGCGGCACCGTCGAGAGCTTTGTGGATGATTCCAAGGGCGGCCGCTTGGTGCGCTTTGAGCCTTTGGGCGGCCGTACCCTGGATGGCGCCATGCACGAGGCAGGCCATGTGCCCCTGCCTCCCTACATCACCGATTACCAGGGCGACCCCGAGAAATACCAGACCGTCTATGCCATGCATGAGGAGCACAGCGCCGCAGCCCCCACTGCTGGCTTGCACTTCACGCCCGCCCTTATCGGCCGTCTGGCCTCCATGGGCGTGGCCATGGCCTTTGTGGAGCTGGAAGTGGGCATCGACACCTTCCGCCTGGTGGAGGAAGACGATCCCACCCAGCACGTGATGCACACCGAGCGCTACCATGTCCCCCAGGAAGTGGTGGACCTGATCCATGCCACCAAAGCCTCCGGCCATCGCGTCATTGCCGTGGGCACCACCTCGGTGCGCTCGCTGGAGAGCGCCTTCGATCCCGAGGCCCCGGTAAGCGACCCGCCCATGGTGGCCCGCTACTTTGAGGAGGCTCCTGACTCCGCCGCCGTCACCGGCTCAGGCGACTTGGTGGCCAAAGAGAACGCCACCACCAACCTCTATCTCATGCCCGGCTCCACCTTCCATGTGGTGGATGCCATGATCACCAACTTCCACGTGCCCCGCTCCACCCTCATGATGCTGGTGAGCGCCTTTGCCAGCCGCGACCAGATCATGGGCGCCTATCATCAAGCCATCGACCTGGGCTACCGCATGCTCTCCTTTGGCGACGCCATGCTCATCCAATAG
- a CDS encoding RbsD/FucU family protein yields the protein MLKGISPLIPPQLLCAMDEMGHGDTLVIADANFPAESVGKNSLVIRCDGHGGAELLRAILALMPLDQYVDNPVTLMAKVPGDTVETPIWDTYAQLVARVDDRGAATIGMVDRFPFYEKASKAYVVVATGERAQYANVILQKGVVYEGEALA from the coding sequence GTGCTCAAAGGCATTTCACCTCTCATTCCTCCCCAGCTTCTCTGCGCCATGGACGAGATGGGCCACGGCGACACCCTGGTCATCGCCGACGCTAACTTCCCCGCGGAGTCCGTGGGCAAGAACTCCCTGGTCATCCGTTGTGACGGCCATGGCGGAGCCGAGCTGCTCCGTGCAATCCTCGCGCTCATGCCGCTGGACCAGTACGTGGACAACCCTGTCACCCTCATGGCTAAGGTTCCCGGCGACACCGTAGAGACCCCCATCTGGGATACCTACGCCCAGCTGGTGGCCCGGGTGGATGACCGCGGGGCCGCAACCATCGGCATGGTGGACCGCTTCCCCTTCTACGAGAAGGCCTCCAAGGCCTACGTGGTGGTTGCCACCGGCGAGCGAGCGCAGTATGCCAATGTCATCCTGCAAAAAGGCGTGGTTTATGAAGGGGAAGCCCTGGCCTAA
- a CDS encoding amidohydrolase family protein yields MALQLIDAHFHVWDLDAQELPWLEGTDGSITHTYTLEELEVAYAAIGGVDFLGGVYVEVDGVDPLLEDRLTWERMSQDPKILATMMRARVEPWMRLPVFATGVREPLHIGSQPKDRALAPNFIAGLRVLAGAGKPFESCNRVEDLPIALEAFSQVPEATAVLNHLGNVTPESFTEDYRATMASLAQLPNLYLKVSGFPTADKDFATSVLTFVKETFDPARLLYASNWPVVGMYSSLAEHLASVREVFGDDERLFCENACDCYGIQL; encoded by the coding sequence ATGGCTCTTCAACTCATTGACGCGCACTTTCACGTATGGGATCTCGACGCCCAGGAGCTTCCCTGGCTTGAAGGAACCGACGGCTCCATCACCCACACCTACACCCTTGAGGAACTCGAGGTGGCCTATGCCGCTATTGGCGGGGTAGATTTTCTCGGCGGCGTCTATGTGGAGGTCGACGGTGTAGATCCTTTGCTGGAGGATCGTCTTACCTGGGAGCGCATGAGTCAGGATCCCAAGATCCTGGCCACCATGATGCGCGCTCGCGTGGAGCCCTGGATGCGGCTGCCGGTCTTTGCCACCGGTGTTCGCGAACCGCTGCATATCGGCTCTCAGCCCAAAGATCGTGCCCTGGCCCCCAACTTCATCGCCGGCCTTCGTGTGCTGGCCGGCGCAGGCAAGCCCTTCGAGTCCTGCAACCGGGTGGAGGACCTGCCCATCGCGCTTGAGGCATTCTCCCAAGTCCCTGAAGCCACCGCGGTCTTGAACCACCTGGGCAACGTGACTCCTGAGAGCTTCACCGAGGACTACCGCGCGACCATGGCCTCTCTGGCTCAGCTGCCCAACCTCTATCTCAAGGTATCTGGTTTCCCCACTGCCGATAAGGACTTTGCCACCTCGGTCCTCACCTTTGTGAAGGAGACCTTCGATCCTGCTCGTCTGCTCTATGCCTCCAACTGGCCTGTGGTTGGCATGTATTCCAGCCTGGCCGAGCACTTGGCAAGCGTCCGCGAAGTCTTTGGCGACGACGAGCGCCTCTTCTGCGAGAACGCCTGCGACTGTTACGGCATTCAGCTCTAG
- a CDS encoding epoxyqueuosine reductase QueH: MTTSFALSSVDVAQPQAPSLAAEKPTPSEAGGLGRDGSNGQVTPIAVHVCCGPCALEPVVQLKSEGFAPTLFWANPNIQPVAEHDHRLQVLKGWAAQEGIDVVECEQDRAAWERAVAPKGFEREARCRACYSLRLAETCKAAKAAGFAHVTTTLAVSPHQLHEVCDEALVAVAHAHGLEPVVRDFRPRFQRAQERAQELGLYRQNYCGCRFSKVEATLERLAARAKKQPPPKK, translated from the coding sequence GTGACCACGTCTTTTGCCCTCTCATCCGTCGATGTCGCACAGCCGCAGGCTCCCAGTCTTGCTGCCGAGAAACCCACGCCCTCAGAAGCCGGGGGCCTTGGGCGCGATGGCAGCAATGGCCAGGTGACGCCCATTGCGGTGCATGTGTGCTGCGGACCCTGTGCGCTGGAGCCTGTGGTTCAGCTCAAAAGCGAGGGATTCGCCCCCACGCTCTTTTGGGCCAATCCCAATATCCAGCCGGTGGCCGAGCACGATCACAGGCTTCAAGTGCTTAAGGGGTGGGCAGCCCAAGAGGGCATAGACGTGGTGGAATGCGAGCAGGATCGCGCCGCTTGGGAGCGTGCGGTGGCGCCCAAGGGGTTCGAGCGGGAGGCGCGTTGCAGGGCATGTTATAGCCTTCGGCTGGCAGAGACGTGCAAGGCGGCTAAGGCAGCCGGCTTTGCCCATGTCACCACCACCTTGGCGGTGTCGCCCCATCAGCTTCATGAAGTGTGCGATGAGGCGCTGGTGGCAGTGGCTCATGCCCACGGATTGGAGCCGGTGGTTCGAGACTTTAGGCCTCGGTTCCAGCGGGCACAGGAGCGCGCGCAGGAGCTGGGTCTCTATCGGCAGAATTACTGCGGCTGTCGCTTCTCCAAGGTGGAGGCCACGCTGGAGCGCCTGGCAGCCCGGGCAAAAAAGCAACCGCCCCCAAAAAAGTAA